A stretch of Heliomicrobium undosum DNA encodes these proteins:
- the recN gene encoding DNA repair protein RecN codes for MLERLRVENFALIEEAELELSPGMNLLTGETGAGKSLVIDAVGLLIGGRATADVVRAGADKARMEGLFRLPEGDGGKLRRELEELGVEVEEDDSLLLTREIARGGKSVCRINGRSAPLSLYREVGGRLIDLQGQHEQQSLMNPRKHRVLLDRLAGSDGEKALAAVEAAYRALDAVEKERERLQQGERDRIQRQDMLAFQVKEIDGVQLVEGEEEELDQERKRLLNMEKLMDKTNAAYDALFGGQAGGALELLDRARTAVEEAAAFDPALSALVQNLEAAYYQAEDAAERLRDYRQDLEYQPDRLETVDDRLDAIRRLKRKYGGSIGEILAYREEIARELEELEHRDERIAELQAEAERRRKTYQDAAAKLSALRKKMAAKLETSMAKELAFLGMNRAKLAVRLDERPEPSAAGAEEVEFLFTPNPGEPPKPLAKIASGGETGRILLAFKTLLARVEGIPSLIFDEIDAGIGGQALQAVAQKMAEVAEAVQVICVTHAPQLAAYADNHFRIMKTVRGQRTITRIEALNEEERVKELARMLGGDRASTLTHSHAREMFAQAKKSS; via the coding sequence GTGCTTGAACGGCTGCGTGTGGAGAATTTCGCGCTGATCGAAGAGGCGGAATTGGAGTTGTCGCCGGGGATGAATCTCTTGACCGGCGAGACCGGCGCCGGCAAGTCGCTGGTCATCGACGCCGTGGGGCTGCTGATCGGCGGACGGGCCACGGCCGATGTGGTCCGCGCCGGCGCCGACAAAGCCCGCATGGAGGGGCTTTTCCGGCTGCCGGAAGGAGACGGCGGCAAATTGCGCCGGGAATTGGAGGAGCTGGGTGTCGAGGTCGAGGAGGACGACAGCCTGCTTTTGACGCGGGAGATCGCCCGGGGCGGCAAGAGCGTCTGCCGGATCAACGGCCGCAGCGCCCCGCTGTCCCTCTACCGGGAGGTGGGCGGTCGGCTGATCGACCTGCAAGGGCAGCATGAGCAGCAGTCGCTGATGAATCCGCGCAAGCACCGGGTACTCCTGGACAGGCTGGCTGGGAGCGACGGCGAGAAGGCGCTGGCGGCCGTGGAAGCGGCCTACCGGGCGCTCGACGCCGTTGAAAAGGAACGGGAGCGCCTGCAGCAGGGGGAGCGCGACCGGATCCAGCGCCAGGACATGCTTGCCTTCCAGGTGAAAGAGATCGACGGTGTCCAGTTGGTCGAGGGCGAGGAAGAGGAACTGGATCAGGAGCGCAAGCGCCTGCTGAACATGGAAAAGTTGATGGACAAGACCAACGCCGCCTACGATGCCCTTTTCGGCGGTCAGGCCGGCGGCGCTTTGGAACTGCTCGACCGGGCGCGGACCGCCGTCGAGGAAGCGGCCGCCTTTGACCCAGCCCTTTCCGCGCTGGTTCAGAACCTGGAGGCGGCCTACTACCAGGCGGAAGACGCCGCCGAGCGGCTGCGCGACTACCGGCAGGATCTGGAGTACCAGCCGGACCGTCTGGAAACGGTGGATGACCGCCTCGACGCGATCCGGCGGCTGAAGCGCAAATACGGCGGTTCGATCGGCGAAATCCTGGCCTACCGCGAAGAGATCGCCCGGGAACTGGAGGAACTGGAACACCGGGACGAACGGATCGCGGAACTGCAGGCCGAAGCGGAGCGGCGGCGGAAAACATACCAGGATGCGGCGGCGAAGCTGTCGGCGCTGCGCAAGAAAATGGCGGCCAAGTTGGAAACGTCTATGGCCAAAGAACTGGCTTTTCTCGGCATGAACCGGGCCAAGCTGGCCGTTCGCTTAGACGAGCGTCCCGAGCCTTCCGCCGCCGGCGCCGAAGAAGTGGAGTTTCTCTTCACGCCGAACCCAGGCGAACCGCCCAAGCCGCTGGCCAAGATCGCCTCCGGCGGCGAGACGGGGCGGATCCTGCTGGCCTTTAAGACACTTCTGGCTCGCGTGGAGGGCATCCCGTCGCTGATCTTCGATGAGATCGACGCCGGCATCGGCGGACAAGCCTTGCAGGCAGTGGCCCAGAAGATGGCCGAGGTGGCCGAAGCCGTCCAGGTGATCTGTGTCACCCATGCGCCTCAACTGGCCGCCTACGCCGACAACCATTTCCGGATCATGAAAACGGTTCGCGGCCAGCGGACGATTACCCGGATCGAGGCGCTGAACGAGGAGGAGCGGGTGAAGGAACTGGCGCGGATGCTGGGTGGAGATCGGGCCAGCACATTGACCCACAGCCATGCCCGTGAAATGTTCGCCCAGGCCAAGAAGAGTTCCTGA
- a CDS encoding methyl-accepting chemotaxis protein yields MYKRLKLAPKFILGMVPLLVVMAVAITILPDLFVKAAEHTKIQESKAIAERQANLQTFLAKHITGERPEDPNFTIKYTSDKYRNAKDAPDAWEKQMLQKYVQNPKLAEFSEVLDSNGARVLRYSKPLFIQEACLACHGEPKGQKDPFGHEKEGYKVGEFRGAISVAATMDGLSKEKVALINTAVTLVALLLTVIVMYIMVQKFIGRPLEDIVVSVKGLSEGDLTTRVKDNGSADEIGELTALFNQMIENQAKMVGTVHKTAVELAASFEKIATSSDHVSRAASEVADNIQHVARDASTGNESIADAAQMLRDLSQLIGAAKEQALAAAEKSRLTSQAAETGKDTINETVVCMDKIKHKTMETEDHIGTLSEYSQQIGMITDTITSLANQTNLLALNAAIEAARAGEMGRGFAVVADEVRKLAEQSNRGAGEVAALVRKIAESTAAAVKAMQQSRSEVEQGACVVNKAGDVLEDILKAVTDTVQDVEAIAAMTDREVDNSTRMVEVIHSLHQIIENTAANAEEVAASTEETSAAMETIANSAEKANAMAEDLKKTVSRFKI; encoded by the coding sequence ATGTACAAACGACTGAAGTTGGCCCCAAAGTTCATCTTGGGTATGGTCCCTTTGCTGGTGGTGATGGCTGTCGCGATTACCATCTTGCCTGACTTATTCGTCAAAGCGGCCGAACACACCAAGATTCAGGAATCCAAAGCGATCGCAGAACGACAGGCCAATCTGCAGACCTTCCTGGCCAAACATATCACGGGAGAACGCCCTGAAGACCCCAATTTCACCATCAAATACACCTCTGACAAATACCGCAACGCCAAGGACGCTCCCGACGCTTGGGAAAAACAAATGCTCCAGAAGTATGTCCAAAACCCCAAACTGGCGGAATTCTCCGAGGTGCTCGACTCGAACGGCGCGCGCGTTTTGCGCTACAGCAAGCCGCTCTTTATCCAGGAGGCCTGTCTGGCTTGCCACGGCGAACCGAAAGGTCAGAAGGACCCTTTCGGACATGAGAAGGAAGGCTACAAGGTGGGCGAGTTCAGGGGCGCCATCAGCGTGGCGGCGACGATGGATGGGCTTTCCAAAGAGAAGGTCGCCCTGATCAACACGGCCGTCACCCTAGTTGCGTTATTGTTGACAGTGATCGTCATGTATATTATGGTGCAGAAGTTCATCGGCAGACCCCTTGAAGACATTGTTGTCTCTGTCAAGGGATTGTCCGAGGGTGACCTGACGACGCGGGTCAAAGACAACGGCAGCGCCGATGAGATCGGAGAACTGACCGCGCTGTTTAACCAGATGATTGAAAACCAGGCCAAAATGGTCGGCACCGTTCATAAAACGGCGGTGGAACTGGCCGCCTCCTTCGAAAAAATCGCCACATCGAGCGACCATGTGTCCAGAGCGGCCTCCGAGGTCGCCGACAACATCCAGCATGTGGCCCGCGACGCCAGCACCGGCAATGAATCGATCGCCGACGCGGCCCAGATGCTCCGTGATCTCTCGCAACTGATCGGCGCAGCCAAAGAGCAGGCCCTGGCAGCAGCGGAAAAATCGAGGTTGACATCACAGGCGGCTGAAACCGGCAAGGATACGATCAATGAAACCGTCGTCTGTATGGACAAAATTAAACATAAAACGATGGAGACAGAGGATCACATCGGCACCCTCAGCGAGTACTCTCAGCAGATCGGCATGATCACCGACACCATCACGAGCCTTGCGAACCAGACGAACCTGCTGGCGCTGAATGCGGCTATCGAGGCCGCCCGCGCCGGAGAGATGGGCAGGGGCTTCGCCGTCGTCGCCGATGAGGTGCGCAAGTTGGCAGAGCAGTCCAACCGGGGCGCCGGAGAAGTGGCCGCTCTCGTTCGAAAGATCGCTGAAAGCACCGCCGCAGCCGTGAAGGCGATGCAGCAGAGCCGCTCAGAGGTGGAGCAGGGCGCCTGCGTCGTCAACAAGGCGGGCGATGTCTTGGAGGACATCCTCAAGGCGGTTACCGATACGGTTCAAGATGTGGAGGCTATCGCCGCCATGACCGACCGGGAGGTGGATAACTCGACGCGAATGGTTGAGGTGATCCATTCTCTGCATCAGATAATCGAGAATACGGCTGCCAACGCCGAGGAGGTCGCAGCGTCAACAGAAGAGACTTCGGCGGCTATGGAGACGATCGCGAACAGCGCCGAAAAAGCCAATGCCATGGCCGAAGATTTGAAAAAGACAGTCAGCAGGTTCAAGATCTGA
- the spo0A gene encoding sporulation transcription factor Spo0A — protein sequence MLKNIRLIIADDNKEFCDILRDYISQQEDMELVGVANNGQEALKLIQQEEPDLIILDIIMPHMDGIGVLECMVSMALAKRPRIIILTAFGQESMTQRAVQLGADYFILKPFDLEILGNRIRQLTNGSAPASTPQPAPPPLIRPRNMDVEVTNIIHQMGVPAHIKGYQYLRDAILMVINEVSLLGAVTKELYPMIAQKYTTTPSRVERAIRHAIELAWDRGNVEMMSKFFGYTINLERGKPTNSEFIAMVADKLRLGQKVG from the coding sequence ATGTTAAAGAACATTCGATTGATTATCGCTGATGATAACAAAGAATTCTGTGATATTCTTCGAGACTACATATCTCAACAAGAAGACATGGAACTGGTCGGCGTGGCCAACAACGGCCAGGAAGCGCTGAAGCTGATTCAGCAGGAAGAGCCGGACCTGATCATCCTCGACATTATCATGCCCCATATGGACGGCATCGGCGTTCTGGAGTGTATGGTCAGCATGGCCTTGGCCAAGCGGCCACGGATCATCATCCTCACTGCCTTCGGTCAGGAATCAATGACCCAACGGGCGGTCCAGTTGGGGGCCGACTACTTTATCCTCAAACCCTTTGATCTGGAGATCCTCGGCAACCGGATCCGTCAACTCACCAACGGAAGCGCTCCTGCCAGCACCCCCCAACCCGCGCCGCCGCCCCTCATCCGTCCGCGCAACATGGACGTGGAAGTGACGAACATCATCCACCAGATGGGTGTGCCGGCCCACATCAAAGGGTACCAGTACCTTCGCGACGCCATACTGATGGTAATCAACGAGGTCAGCCTGCTTGGCGCCGTTACCAAGGAACTCTACCCGATGATCGCTCAGAAGTACACGACAACCCCCTCACGGGTGGAACGGGCAATCCGTCATGCTATCGAATTGGCCTGGGATCGGGGCAATGTGGAGATGATGTCCAAGTTCTTCGGGTACACCATCAATCTCGAACGGGGCAAGCCCACAAACTCCGAGTTCATCGCCATGGTGGCCGATAAGCTTCGGCTTGGGCAGAAGGTCGGGTAA
- the spoIVB gene encoding SpoIVB peptidase, translated as MARERLKRCIGLLLALSLIAGSLTEEALSLWLTPSRLRTTVGEEIPINSMFPQNMLRHVSLALQRSPEWTPHEFPGAIPVTPANATEQPGRLDINLRLLGWIPLKHIVVDVLPPMQLLAGGHSIGVLLHSQGVIIVGQAPITDEQGAKHYPGKDAGLQVGDVIHKVNGQPIKSDAELARAIDEAGRAGKKLEIETSRNGQTNKVTVEPVRCAETKRFRVGLYVRDRASGVGTLTFFEPKSKTYGALGHVINDADTNQRIDVAEGRIIPALVKSIQQGKRGAPGEKVGVFQEEDPPFTGTIQQNTTVGIFGRLEGKLNNPHYPDPLPIALSAQVQEGPAEIITVVEGDRLERFQIIIDRVMPHRTDGKGMVIRVTDPRLLNITGGIIQGMSGSPIVQNGKIVGAVTHVFINSPSTGYGVLIEKMLEEAGLWKPGNQQVGALPKRQGILSS; from the coding sequence ATGGCAAGAGAACGGTTGAAACGGTGCATCGGTCTGCTCCTGGCCCTGTCCTTGATTGCCGGAAGCCTCACCGAGGAGGCGCTGAGCCTCTGGCTGACCCCATCGCGCTTGCGCACGACGGTCGGTGAGGAAATACCCATCAACAGCATGTTTCCCCAAAACATGTTGCGACATGTCTCCCTAGCATTACAGCGGTCACCGGAATGGACCCCTCACGAGTTTCCCGGCGCCATCCCCGTCACTCCGGCCAATGCAACCGAACAGCCTGGCCGGCTCGACATCAACCTGCGACTGTTGGGCTGGATTCCCCTGAAACACATCGTCGTCGACGTGCTTCCGCCGATGCAACTGCTGGCTGGCGGCCACTCCATCGGGGTGCTCCTGCACTCCCAGGGGGTGATCATCGTCGGACAGGCGCCCATTACCGATGAACAGGGCGCCAAACACTACCCTGGGAAGGATGCCGGTCTCCAGGTGGGCGACGTGATCCACAAGGTGAACGGCCAGCCCATCAAGAGCGACGCCGAACTGGCCCGCGCCATCGATGAGGCGGGCCGGGCAGGAAAAAAGCTGGAGATCGAGACCTCGCGCAACGGTCAGACGAACAAGGTCACCGTCGAACCAGTCCGCTGCGCCGAAACAAAGCGCTTTCGCGTGGGCCTCTATGTCCGTGACCGCGCTTCCGGCGTCGGCACGCTCACCTTCTTCGAGCCGAAGAGCAAAACCTACGGCGCCCTCGGGCATGTGATCAATGACGCCGATACGAACCAGCGTATCGATGTGGCCGAGGGGCGGATCATCCCGGCGCTGGTCAAATCGATTCAACAAGGCAAACGGGGCGCGCCGGGCGAGAAGGTCGGCGTCTTTCAGGAGGAGGATCCCCCTTTTACAGGCACCATCCAGCAAAATACCACCGTCGGCATCTTCGGCCGCCTGGAGGGCAAGCTGAACAACCCCCACTACCCCGACCCCCTGCCGATCGCCCTCTCGGCGCAGGTGCAGGAAGGTCCCGCCGAAATCATCACCGTTGTCGAAGGGGACCGCCTGGAACGGTTTCAGATCATCATCGACCGGGTGATGCCCCACCGCACTGACGGGAAAGGCATGGTCATCCGGGTCACCGACCCACGGTTGCTGAACATCACCGGCGGCATCATCCAGGGCATGAGCGGCAGCCCCATCGTCCAGAACGGAAAAATCGTCGGCGCTGTCACCCACGTCTTCATCAATAGCCCAAGCACAGGCTACGGGGTGCTCATCGAAAAGATGTTGGAGGAAGCAGGCTTGTGGAAACCGGGAAATCAACAGGTAGGTGCTCTGCCGAAAAGGCAGGGCATTCTTTCTTCATAA
- the argR gene encoding arginine repressor: MKSRRQRAILEIIGAEVVRTQDELAQRLRERGMEVTQATVSRDIKELGLIKVPVSKDESRYAPPAEAAQVPQAQERLRRLLRDTVTHVDSSLNIVVIRTLPGHAHAVAGAIDHSHWPEVLGTVAGDDTIFIVVKPVEAVEVLMDKVRGWVE; the protein is encoded by the coding sequence GTGAAAAGCAGGCGTCAACGAGCGATACTGGAGATCATCGGCGCCGAAGTGGTTCGCACACAGGATGAACTGGCCCAGCGCTTGCGCGAGCGGGGCATGGAAGTCACCCAGGCCACCGTTTCCCGGGATATCAAGGAATTGGGCCTAATCAAGGTCCCTGTCAGCAAGGATGAATCACGCTATGCGCCGCCGGCGGAAGCCGCCCAGGTTCCGCAGGCGCAGGAGCGGTTGCGCCGTCTGTTGCGGGACACGGTGACCCATGTCGATTCCAGTTTGAATATCGTCGTCATCCGGACGCTCCCGGGACATGCCCACGCGGTGGCCGGCGCCATCGACCACAGCCACTGGCCGGAGGTGCTGGGCACTGTGGCCGGCGATGACACCATTTTTATCGTCGTCAAACCGGTCGAGGCGGTGGAGGTGTTGATGGACAAGGTCCGGGGATGGGTCGAGTGA